The DNA window GATGAAACCGGTCGATTATATGGATTCCTGCCTGTGGAGACATGCGTACAGCTCCTGGTGTTATACGGGGACACCGGGTTTTGTTGAATCATTTCTTCTGCTCAGCCCCGGGGAGTATCTGTCTATTAAGCCTGCAGGGAAGTCGTTGGAGAAAACCACAAAGGAGCCGGCCGGATGAAAATCGCCGTGATTGTTAGTACATTTCCGAAGCTCTCTGAGACGTTTATCCTCAACCAGATAACGGGGCTGCTGAAACGGGGGCATACGGTGCGGATTTTCAGCCGGTTTCACCCCGAAGAGAAAGTGTTTCATCCGGAGGTGACTGAATATAGACTTCTGAAACGGACGGTGTATCTGCCGGCGGTTCCGACGTCCAAATGGGCCTGCCGTCTGAAGGCGGTCGGCTGGCTGCTGCGGTTTTTGTTTACCCATCCGGCGGTTCTGTTTCGAGTGCTTCGTTTTCTCCTGTGCCGCAAGGAGCCCTTTTCCTATCTTCTCTTCTTTCATTCCCTGCCGATTTTGTCGTTTCACCCGGATGTGATTCATGTGCATTATGGGCATAACGGCAATCAGTTTCTTCCGCTCAAACAAATCGTGCCGACTTCGGCGTTTTTAACAATGTTTCATGGACACGATATTCATCTGGGAAAAGAAGGAGGTCCGGGGTATTATAAAGAGCTGTTCCGAATTGCCGACTTAATTTTGACTAATTCAGAGCATACGCGTTGTGCATTGCTCAACCAGGGGGCTGTTCCGCAGAAAACCATGGTTCATCCGGTTGGGATTTGTTTGAAACGATTTCGGTTTTGCGGAAGAACTCCCAGGTCTTCCGAAACGCCGGCGAGAATTTTAACGATCAGCCGGCTTCATGAAGATAAAGGGGTGGATTGTGCCATCCGTGCGGTTGCGCATTTGAAAACGCTGCTTCCGGACCTGCCTCTGGAATACAGAATTGTCGGAGACGGTCCTCTCGAGAAACCGCTGAAGCAGTTGGCCGAACAGACAGGGCTCCATGAACAAATTATTTTTCTCGGAGCTCTAAATCAGAGCGGTGTAGTGGAGCAGCTTCGTCAGGCGGACCTGTTTCTTCTGATGAGCGTTCATGAAGGACTGGGAGTGGTGCTGCTGGAGGCACAGGCAATGGAAGTCCCGATTGTGGCGACAAATGTAGACGGGATTCCGGAAGCGGTGCTGCCGGGGCGGTCGGCGATTCTGGTGCCTGCCGGCGATGCGGAAGCGGCGGCCAGGGCCATGGCCGAACTGCTGAAAGACCCGCAAAGAAGAATACAAATGGGGCGGGAGGGACGAAAGTATGTGGAGGAGCGATACGATGTGGATGTTTTGAATGACAAACTCATCAGAATCTATTCAGAAATTCTGCAAAATTGCCGACGACAGGAAAGATGAGTCAAAATCAATCCTTTTCAGTCAGTGTTGTGATCCCGGCTTATAACGCGGAAGCCACGATTGAGCGGGCGATTGAAAGCGTCCTGCATCAGACGCGGCCGCCGGAGGAGATTATTGTGGTCGATGACGGCTCGACAGACCGCACGGCGGAGAAGGTGCAGCAGTACGGGGGTCGTGTTCGATACCTGTTTCAGGAGCATCGTGGGGCCAATGAGGCGAGAAATTGCGCGATTGAACAGGCACAGGGAAACTGGATTGCCCTGCTGGATGCCGATGATGAGTGGCTGCCGAAAAAATTAGAGGTGCAGCATTCTTTGCTGGAAAGAAATCCGCATCTGGTTTGGGCATACGGGAATTATCATGTTCGCAAGCCGGATGGGAGCTGTCAGGAAGCCCATGACCGAGAAACCGCCCGAAAGCTGCTGGGGCAGGGGGATTATTTTCCGGATTTTTTGGAGGCCTATGCTCAGGATATTCCGGTTCATACGATAACCATGCTGATTCGCAGGGATGCCTTGATGCAGGTCGGGATGTTTCTGCCGGGTCAGATTCTCAATCATGACCCGGATGTGGCGCTGCGTCTGGCCTATCAGTATCCGGGGGTCGGGTACAGTCCGGAACCGCTGGCGATTCATTATTTCGGTCGAGCAGAGGGGATTACCCAGCGGCATTGGCGGATGGCGGAAGAAAAGACGGCCTTTCTGCTGCGTCATCTGGACTTGTCAGCACGTTTCGGGAAACGGAAAGCATTCGAGATTTGTGCCGCCGCCTTGCTGCAGAAGTGGATTCGGGACCTTCTGGCGGAGGAACCGAATGCGCAGGTGCTGAAGATGACAAAACATTTCAGGCGTTTTCTTCCAGTACGGCTTCGGGCAGAGGCGTGGCTTCGGTGCCGCTTTCCGCGAATGATGCCTCCGGTGATTGATTGGTATTTTAAAATGAAAAATCGTCTTCGGAAAGGCCATTCAAATGGCATCTGAGTGGCGGCCGCTGCGGATTGTTTATCTGGTCCGGATTTTCCCGTCGATGTCGGAGCGGTTTGTGCTTCGTCAGATTGTCGGGATGCTCGAGCGGGGGCATCAGGTGGAGATTGTGGCTCAGCGACCGGAAGAAAGCCCGGTTCTCCATGCGGAGATTGAGCAGTATGGGTTGCTGAACCGAACGCGGTATTTGCCGACGGTTCCGGCGGGGAAGTGGAAATGCCGGCTGAAAACGGCGGGGCTGATTCTGCTGAATCTCGCTCGGCATCCTCTGGATTTGTTCCGCGTTCTAAAGGCGAATTTAGGGAGGCAGCGTGGGTTTGATTATGTGTGTTTTTATTATGGGTTGTGCTGCCTGGGACGCCGGTATGATATCGCTCATGGACATTTTGGACCGATGGGGGAGGCGGCACTGTTTTTGCGAAAGGCGGGAATCTGCAGGCGGGCGGTGACGACGTTTCACGGGTTTGATGTGACGGCCTATGTGCAGAAATTCGGGCCGCAGGTGTATCGGCAGCTGCTGGAGGAGGGGGACCTGTTTACCTACAATAGTGAAAGCACCAGACAGCATCTCTTGGCCTTGGGGGCGCCGGATGAAAGGATGGTCAAACTGCCGATGGGGGTCGAGGTTGAAAAAATCCCGTTCGAGGAGAAACGGTTTTCCGCCGAAGAACCGGTTCGGATTTTAAGTGTCGGCCGTCTGGTGGAGATGAAAGGCAGGGCTTATGCGATTGAGGCGGTTGCTGAAGTAATGAAGCGGTATCCGAATCTGGAATATTGGATTGTCGGGGACGGCCCGCTTCGGTCTGCTTTGCAGGAGCAGATTGACCGCAGCGGATTTGGAGAAAAGATTCGGATTTTAGGATGGGTTTCGGATGAAGAACTGGACCGGCTGTATCGGATGTGTCATATTTTTCTGCATCCGAGCGTGACGGATTCGGACGGCAATCAGGAGGGACAGGGGGTGGTACTCGTGGAGGCACAGGCCTATGCGCTGGCGGTAATTGCTACACGGCATGGAGCTTTTCCGGAGACGGTCTTGGACGGCCAAACAGGTTTTTTGGTTCCGGAGCGGGACAGCCGGGCGCTGGCGGAGAAGATTCAATTTTTACTTGAACATCCGGAAGTTTGCCGGGAAATGGGACAAAAAGGACGCCGTCATGCAGAGGCCGGTTATGATATTCGAAGTTTGAATCATCAGCTGGAGGAGATTTTTCTGAATCTTTAATGAGCGATTCGGCCATCTCTGCGGAACGAAACCGATGGGTTATTCTATCTGTTACCGCCGTTTGTCTTCGGTCAGTCAGATGATAATGCCGGTCGATTTTTTTCTGGAAGAACAGACGAATTGAGGTGTATATTCGGGGTTGAGAAAAAAAAGCCCCCTTTTGCAAGGGGGCTTTTTTCTAAGTCAACTTTTTCCTTATCGTACTGAACCGCCAATGAAGTCATTGACAAGGAATGAATCTTCTCCAGACATCGGTGCTTCATCGGTGCCGGTACGGTTCGGGTTTCCGCCGTCCGGCGGGACCCCGCGTCTCCAGTGGAATGGATTCGTGCCGGTGTTTGACGGGTTGTGGCGTGTATACACGTTGTCATTCTTAACACCCACGTCGGACGTTCTTACAAATTCATTGTGCCCATCCGCAAAGGTAACGTTTTGCCCTTCCCGTTCATGGGCCTGCGCGTTGGCTACCATAATACACTGGCGAAGATTGACGTTGGGAGGCAGGGTAGGTGAAGTCTCCCAATGGCCGGCTATAGGCGCGACGGTTTCCGGTGTATAAGCTGTTAAACTTGTAAAGGCTGCTATTGCGGTTGGCAATTTAGGATCATACCAGGGATTTTTGTCCGCCAGAATGGCAAAGGCCGCCGAACGCGTATCATCAGCACGGAACCGCCCCGGACTGCCGGTGCTGGCAGTTCCCATATAGGGCTGATGGTAGGCATAGCTGACACAGCGGGGAGCACCTTCTGCATCCCAGCCTGAACCAGAGTTTATTGTACCAAAATCCCAGAGTTCTACAATGTCATAGTTTCCGCCATTTTTCCCGGAAAATTCTTTCTGGTCACTGGCCGGACAGACAAAGGATTTTGGACTGACGTCAGCCAGTCTGACCAAGAGATACAAACTTGCCCCGACAGTGATGTTTCCAGGGGAAGCCCTCCAGTCTTTTTGAGGGTTCTGCCAACCTGCCGTGTTATCTGCCCAAATATGCTGGGCGCCTCCGCCTTGGCAGGGGAACTGGCCCTGAAAGTCGTTGGCATAAACGGTCATGGCGTTGCCCAGGCCCTTGAGGTTGGTGCCGCAGACCACCCGCTGAGCGATCTTTTTGACCTTGTTGAGAGCGGGCATCAGGATGGCCAGCAGCATCGCAATGATGGCGATGACCACCAAGAGCTCAATGAGTGTAAAACCTCTCTTTTTCATCGTTTTTACTCCTTAACTGTTGAAGATTTGCTCGACAGAGCGCATCCGGTAAAACACTTACGATAAGTGCAGTTTTTCCCCTACGCAGGGACGTTTTTTCACTTTTCTGTGAGCAAATCTTACCGGTTTTTTCAGACCGGATTGCGCACGAAATTGGAAAGTTGTTAAAAGGGTGCTTTTCCGACGCTGCCAAACCTAAAAGTGTATTTCTTTTCAGGGGGCAGGTAGAAAGGAGTGAAAAATATAACAACAAATAATAAAAAATGATGGCTGTTAACTATTATACCTTTCTGCCTACTTACCCATCTATAGGTATAATACCGGACGTATGAAAAAATTGTCAATAAAAAATTTTTTATTTTCGAATTTTTTTTGATTTCACTTGAGCCCGGTTCCAATCTTTTCTTGAAAACAGGCCTTCCATTCTTATAATACGCCGTTTTCGGACATCTATGATTGAAGGAATTTTTATGAAAACAATAGATATCGACAAAGCCAGGCGACTTTTAGAAGAAATTGAACAGGGGCATTTGCTGACGTTCTGGGGGGACCTGACGCCGGAGCAGCGGGGGCGGCTGCTGGAGCAAATCCAGCAGCTGGATGTCCGGAATATACCGCGATGGGTACGGGAGACGGTCAAAAATGAAAAACCGTTGGTGGTGCCGACGGAGTTTGAGCCGGCACCGTCATATCCGCCCGTTCCGCAGAGCCCCGAACAGGAAAAAAAATACGCTCAGGCGCGGCAGATTGGGGAAAAACTGCTTCGAGAAGGGAAGGTGGCTGGCTTTGTAGTCGCCGGCGGGCAGGGCACGCGTCTGGGTTATGACGGGCCGAAAGGGAATTACCCGGTATCTCCTATCAAGAAAAAGACATTGTTCCGCATTTTTGCCGAATCAGTAGCCGCGGCGCGAAAGAAATATGGGACGGTCCTGCCGTGGCTGATTATGACCAGCCCGCTCAATCATGAGGAAACGGTCAACACATTTGAAGCCAACAATTACTTCGGGCTCGGGAAGGACACCGTCTTTCTGTTTCAGCAGGGGACGCTGCCAAATTTCGACTTTGAAGGTCGGATATTCTTGGCGGAGAAAGACACGATTGCCGTCAGTCCGGATGGGCATGGGGGCAGTCTGAAGGCCCTGTACAGCTCCGGAGTGCTGGCGGAAATGAAAAAGCGGGGTGTGGAGTATTTAAGTTATTGGCAGATTGACAATCCGCTGGTGCAGCTGTTTGACCCGCTTTTCCTCGGTCTGCATGTGATGGAAGGGGCCGGGATGTCCTCGAAGGCCCTTATCAAAGCGCATCCGCTGGAGAAAGTGGGCAATTTCTGTCTGGTAAACGGCCGGGTCACGGTGATTGAATACAGCGATTTGCCGGATGAGCAGGCCCATCGGAGGAATCCGGACGGCTCCCTGGTCTTTGAGCTGGGTTCGATAGCGATTCATATCCTCAGCCGGGAGTTTGTCGAGCGGCTGAATGCGGACGGGAATTTTGCTCTGCCGCTGCATCGAGCGGTTAAGAAGATACCCCACATTGATTTGACAACGGGCAAAAAAGTGAATCCGGATAAACCCTGCGGGATTAAATTGGAAACCTTTATTTTTGATGCACTGCCGCTGTCGGAAAAATCTGTGATTCTTCAGACGATTCGCAGCGAAGAGTTTGCTCCTGTGAAGAATGCCTCCGGAGAAGACAGTCCGGCGGTGACGGAGCGGATGATGATGGAACGAGCGGCAGCGTGGCTGGAGAAGGCCGGCGTAAAAGTACCGCGTACAGCAGACGGGCGGTTGGATTGTGTGATCGAGATGGCTCCTTCGTTTGCTTTAACGGCGGAGGATGTAAAGGCCAACATTCATAAAGTCCCGCCTATCCGGCCGGGAGATACGGTGTATTTGGAATAAGCAGCCCCGTCAACTGGCCCGCAGGGACTCGAACCCCGACTAAATGATCCAGAGTCATTTGTGCTACCATTACACTACGGGCCAACACAAAACAGGGATAGTATCGGCAAAAACGTCTCCCGTCAACAAGGAGAAGGAATTTTTTTGGATTATTTCGGATGGATGCGGGACGGCGGAATGTGTATAAGTCTTTTTAAGAGAATCAGATAAGAGGAAGCCGTCCATTTATGCTTCAAATCGGTTCCATCAAACTGGATATGCCGTTTGTTCAGGCGGCGCTGTCGGGTTATACGGACCATCCGATGCGGATTCTGGCGCGGCGGTTCGGCTGCCCGCTGGTGTTTACCGGAGTGATGCTGGACCGGATAGCGCTGCACCCGAAGGCCAGCCGGCAAAAGCAGTTTTATCCGTTTTCGCAAGAGGAACATCCGGTTATTGCGCAGATTATGGGGAATGAACCGGAAGTAATGGCGCAATCGGCGGCGGTTTTTGAGCGGGCCGGGTACGACGGAATCGATTTGAACTTTGCCTGCCCGGTTCCGAAGGTGCTGCGTCGGGAGCGCGGCGGGTATCTGATGCAGAGGCCCGCTGTGGTTCGGGAGGCGTATCTGCGGACGCGGGAGGCGGTACGGTGTCCTGTGTTTATGAAGATTCGGATCGGATTTGATTCTTCGGAGGCATCACAGGAGGATTTCTGGACCATCTGCGAGAATGCAGCGAGGGACGGTGTGCAGATGCTGGCGATTCACGGGCGTACCGTTGAACAGAAATATAAAGGGCTAGCGGACTGGGAGCGAATTACCGAAGTAAAGAAAAGGTTTCCTTCGCTGTGTGTATTCGGCAGCGGCGATATTCTCAAGGCGCCAACAGCAGTCGAACGGCTGCACAGCAGCGGAATTGACGGGGTGATTGTGGCCCGTGGGGCTATCGGCAATCCGTGGATATTTCAGGAAATCCGGGCCTTATGGGAAGGTCGTCCGCTTCCGGAACCGCCGACGCCGGCTGAGCAGAAGGCTGTGATGCAGGAGCACCTGAGGATGATTCTGGAATTCTGGCCCGCCAGGAAGGCGATCCCCTATTTCCGGAAGTTTGCGGCGGGCTACTGCAAACGCCATCCGCAGCGAAAGCAGGTGATGATGGCGATGATGCAGGCCAAGACTTTGGAACAGGTACAGCGGGTTTTTTGTGAATTTTATCCCTAAAAAACAACAGTCAACCCTGCAGGGATTGCAGGATTGACTGCTGTCTTAAATCTTTGCGGCAGAAGTTGTGGTTTAAGCGGCTTTATCGCAGGATTTGTTTTCTCCCTTATTCTTTTGGCAGCCGGAATCATTTTCTTTATTTTCACATTTTCTTTCTTTGTCCTTGTTTTCACAGGCCTTTTTATTATCTCCGCAGGCTGCACCTTCTGATTTGCTCTTGCAGGAGCCAGCCCAGCCGGCTGAAGTAAGGGCCAATACCAGACAAAGTACCGCCAGTTTCTTCAGTAAGGTTTTCATTGCTGTTCCTTTCTAAAAGAAAGTTGTTTTTGAATGCTTCCGTTATGAAACAAAAATACGTTTCGAGAGGGAAAAAGTGCTGTTAAAAAAAACGGCAGACGGGAAAAAACCGCCTGCCGTTTTCGGCATCCTGCCGAAGGGGTTTAGTCTATGTAGCCCATCAGAGCTAATTCAGCTTCCTGCTGAGGGGTTGTCAGTTGAGCCTTCAGCTCTTTTTTGGCATCGGCCAGCTGCTTGAGGACTTCTTCACGGGCTTTGCGGAAGGCCTCGAGTTTGGCCTTGATTGTGTCGGCATTTCCGCTGTTAATTGCGGTGCGGAGTTCCCGACGGGCCTTGGCAAGGGCGGTCTGGTCTTCTTCCTGCTCGGCTTGTCCTTCCTGCCGCTGGGCTCTGCCGAAGGCCTGTCCGGGGAACCCAGCCATGTTGGTTTGCTGGGTGAGCGTAATGACTTTCTTGAGCGGGGGTTCAATTTTGGCCCACTGTTCATCGGTTGGATTGAGGGCTTGTCTGACGCGCTGCATTTGTCTTTCCTGGAGCATCTGGCGCATCTGTTCGGGGTCTCTGGCTCCCATCTGCTGTCCGGGGCCGCCCGCCGGGCCGGCTTCCATCTGGCCTGCCGGACCGCCTCGGCGCTGGCCTCTGCCTTCCGGCCCCTGGCCTTGACCCTGCTGGGAAAAAGACGGGACGGCAAAAAGGGCAACAATTGTTAGAAGTGTCAGGGCTGTGAGTGTTTTTTTCATAAAACAGTTCCTTTCAAAAAAATTTTCGATGTTGGTTTCCATTCCGACATCTCCATAGATGTTTTTGAAGGGGGGTTTATTGCAGAAATATTGGAACGTCTGATAAAAGTCTGCCCAGAGGGACGGGTTCTGTTTTTCTTACGTTGTGAACCCTTTTGATAACCAGTCGTGATAATCTTGAGATGGAAACACAAGACATTCTGTGTCTATATAGTATAGAAAAATTTTTCTCTTTGGTCTTGAAAAAAAGAAAAGGAAATGTATAGTGTTTTTCTTTAATGCCCTGCCTGGTGGGTAGGTAGAACCGCCTGGGAAGGTCTTTCCCGAAAGGCCGGAAGGCGGAAACGTGGGGCTGACAGGTTCGCAGCATGGTCAGCTCAAGCCCGTGGCAGGGTCCGGTCGGTCCGCTTCGAAGGCGGATACTGCGACTTACATGAACGGCTTCGGTGTCTGAAGAGGACTTTTCTTTTTTCGAAACGGCAGGCGAGGTATAATTTTGCCGTGTGCGGGCGATACCCGGTGGTGTAATCGGTAACACAAGAGGTTTTGGTCCTCTTATTCCTGGTTCGAGTCCAGGCCGGGTAGGTTGGAAAGGCAACAGTGACGGACAAGATGATTATGGAGTCCCGCCTTTCTCCTTCGCGAAAAGCTTCGAAGGACAGGTCGCGGGGGGGATGGATTCCCGCCTGCGCGGGAATGACACGGGTTTGTGCGGGAATGACGCGTTTGTGCGGGAATGACGGGTTTGCGCGAGAATGACAAGAGCTGCCCGGGGATGAGAAGGGAATTTGTTAGTAATAGAGAGAAGGCTGAACAAAAAGTGAACCAGAAAGCGGAATATGCGGCGATAATTTTGGCGGCGGGGCAGAGCACCCGGATGAACACCCGTCTGCCGAAGGTGCTGCATGAGGTGTGCGGACGTCCGATGCTGGATTATGTGCTGGACGCCTGCCGCGGCGTGGGGGTGCGCC is part of the Anaerohalosphaeraceae bacterium genome and encodes:
- a CDS encoding glycosyltransferase: MKIAVIVSTFPKLSETFILNQITGLLKRGHTVRIFSRFHPEEKVFHPEVTEYRLLKRTVYLPAVPTSKWACRLKAVGWLLRFLFTHPAVLFRVLRFLLCRKEPFSYLLFFHSLPILSFHPDVIHVHYGHNGNQFLPLKQIVPTSAFLTMFHGHDIHLGKEGGPGYYKELFRIADLILTNSEHTRCALLNQGAVPQKTMVHPVGICLKRFRFCGRTPRSSETPARILTISRLHEDKGVDCAIRAVAHLKTLLPDLPLEYRIVGDGPLEKPLKQLAEQTGLHEQIIFLGALNQSGVVEQLRQADLFLLMSVHEGLGVVLLEAQAMEVPIVATNVDGIPEAVLPGRSAILVPAGDAEAAARAMAELLKDPQRRIQMGREGRKYVEERYDVDVLNDKLIRIYSEILQNCRRQER
- a CDS encoding glycosyltransferase family 2 protein; translated protein: MSQNQSFSVSVVIPAYNAEATIERAIESVLHQTRPPEEIIVVDDGSTDRTAEKVQQYGGRVRYLFQEHRGANEARNCAIEQAQGNWIALLDADDEWLPKKLEVQHSLLERNPHLVWAYGNYHVRKPDGSCQEAHDRETARKLLGQGDYFPDFLEAYAQDIPVHTITMLIRRDALMQVGMFLPGQILNHDPDVALRLAYQYPGVGYSPEPLAIHYFGRAEGITQRHWRMAEEKTAFLLRHLDLSARFGKRKAFEICAAALLQKWIRDLLAEEPNAQVLKMTKHFRRFLPVRLRAEAWLRCRFPRMMPPVIDWYFKMKNRLRKGHSNGI
- a CDS encoding glycosyltransferase translates to MASEWRPLRIVYLVRIFPSMSERFVLRQIVGMLERGHQVEIVAQRPEESPVLHAEIEQYGLLNRTRYLPTVPAGKWKCRLKTAGLILLNLARHPLDLFRVLKANLGRQRGFDYVCFYYGLCCLGRRYDIAHGHFGPMGEAALFLRKAGICRRAVTTFHGFDVTAYVQKFGPQVYRQLLEEGDLFTYNSESTRQHLLALGAPDERMVKLPMGVEVEKIPFEEKRFSAEEPVRILSVGRLVEMKGRAYAIEAVAEVMKRYPNLEYWIVGDGPLRSALQEQIDRSGFGEKIRILGWVSDEELDRLYRMCHIFLHPSVTDSDGNQEGQGVVLVEAQAYALAVIATRHGAFPETVLDGQTGFLVPERDSRALAEKIQFLLEHPEVCREMGQKGRRHAEAGYDIRSLNHQLEEIFLNL
- a CDS encoding type II secretion system protein, whose translation is MKKRGFTLIELLVVIAIIAMLLAILMPALNKVKKIAQRVVCGTNLKGLGNAMTVYANDFQGQFPCQGGGAQHIWADNTAGWQNPQKDWRASPGNITVGASLYLLVRLADVSPKSFVCPASDQKEFSGKNGGNYDIVELWDFGTINSGSGWDAEGAPRCVSYAYHQPYMGTASTGSPGRFRADDTRSAAFAILADKNPWYDPKLPTAIAAFTSLTAYTPETVAPIAGHWETSPTLPPNVNLRQCIMVANAQAHEREGQNVTFADGHNEFVRTSDVGVKNDNVYTRHNPSNTGTNPFHWRRGVPPDGGNPNRTGTDEAPMSGEDSFLVNDFIGGSVR
- a CDS encoding UDPGP type 1 family protein, which translates into the protein MKTIDIDKARRLLEEIEQGHLLTFWGDLTPEQRGRLLEQIQQLDVRNIPRWVRETVKNEKPLVVPTEFEPAPSYPPVPQSPEQEKKYAQARQIGEKLLREGKVAGFVVAGGQGTRLGYDGPKGNYPVSPIKKKTLFRIFAESVAAARKKYGTVLPWLIMTSPLNHEETVNTFEANNYFGLGKDTVFLFQQGTLPNFDFEGRIFLAEKDTIAVSPDGHGGSLKALYSSGVLAEMKKRGVEYLSYWQIDNPLVQLFDPLFLGLHVMEGAGMSSKALIKAHPLEKVGNFCLVNGRVTVIEYSDLPDEQAHRRNPDGSLVFELGSIAIHILSREFVERLNADGNFALPLHRAVKKIPHIDLTTGKKVNPDKPCGIKLETFIFDALPLSEKSVILQTIRSEEFAPVKNASGEDSPAVTERMMMERAAAWLEKAGVKVPRTADGRLDCVIEMAPSFALTAEDVKANIHKVPPIRPGDTVYLE
- a CDS encoding tRNA-dihydrouridine synthase, with translation MLQIGSIKLDMPFVQAALSGYTDHPMRILARRFGCPLVFTGVMLDRIALHPKASRQKQFYPFSQEEHPVIAQIMGNEPEVMAQSAAVFERAGYDGIDLNFACPVPKVLRRERGGYLMQRPAVVREAYLRTREAVRCPVFMKIRIGFDSSEASQEDFWTICENAARDGVQMLAIHGRTVEQKYKGLADWERITEVKKRFPSLCVFGSGDILKAPTAVERLHSSGIDGVIVARGAIGNPWIFQEIRALWEGRPLPEPPTPAEQKAVMQEHLRMILEFWPARKAIPYFRKFAAGYCKRHPQRKQVMMAMMQAKTLEQVQRVFCEFYP